In the genome of Vespa crabro chromosome 17, iyVesCrab1.2, whole genome shotgun sequence, one region contains:
- the LOC124430054 gene encoding centrosomal protein of 290 kDa isoform X3, with protein MVRTNWEQIFSLNISSLTDEEIEDLCPTIMRCNIDEISDVQNLQMLMRISQEMLQYKDNQVESLLIECGELKNTISTLKPDVSKQKLKGQIVSDSQYEDKNFIKSSDTIETANHETVIQNKNEKIEKLLTELEGLDRENIILKERLGMLKEEMEDATERMNEMTDGLSSAQSKVLEYKERILDLERENIGLLNQIEELTSQQMDRDKVIDEFGVAIDSRIAEWKELLDEKDTEIHRLRENLSQSLLQSVTSVKEENKSQIVYLNEEIGNRDKIITELQSKLSEAVTEINEGAAIIEKLQASTKKPEKEEKRKEQKELLKKMQDANNQISDLQNALGQTQEDLKLKSTELCEVLSILRKYEDENHGLTEALHEIKDLKNELNHKREHIEDLVNVVNKLEMLNSYQEMEILTLREKLGISEDESISIDNIIKKRKEEEKRMEELVQENKILIHENLEMKSTIRLLKSNRSRLPAKKLDFSSDTIDNSTDFLHSTKLLETAANRVVDFESVRIYHKTDKDIRKEMKLVIDENEALRRGMHEILDSIRSQDGKSSVEVHSYTLERLLEALDVRHLAGWYHPAMRLQEHLNVIQGSNAELRSQIKQIRKELNRKDAILQDLALSKGIDLERLNTDDSDDNKLMYISEIKNIESIYQRELKEREREKESLIEDNKDLRYTIDNLNLQIDIYEKDRINLETSEDEVKRAFAIKTKDYIMVANELLLLNRKIVLLKDLLNKESIKMYDYQKNVVEKEGSLKRELTDANKRNKMLECEIIRLQSNLSNSMSITEYSDLKEKYEELNIRYRFLLEKNTIFYVDRSEIELLKDELDLTRKEKSQLMDLLKEDISKVDESDIVRQLKDYKANELIERQRADHMTKLHEISQSQFAKSESKIQEITNINCELQEKLIDVHKKLSKIVSSQSLRENNTDDIEESSNEHMEKLRIDNETLKRKLEIAEEEAKLQYTLNSFKTLELDNLRHQILDLQAISEDKATISRLNFELAGKKSTEMELNARKSQLESEISYLHDERERLMINSDKMRANVQYCRKQCDDRCRIYIDVIDFLQSQYAGSSSISALDRLTSMVEKLKTDRIELDVEMKKTKDFNNHLISQKETLTNRLEIVERLKDILEEQIGGESVQDILQKFSENSQYVLNDLKQKRRISHLDNELQMVNDKAAKYESIITSMENEMINMQKTWNRQGEQVVSRTDVQIKEIKFDTVEKRSVFVQVTIEHDSTEVQTEPYDCCLNKRKGKEEEEEKEEVIVVVDMVDTPKEKSVREVGNNTDTMNDTISMMQLNERLEDALKLAADRSDIIKNYESEILDYREKIDALNKEIKVMELELSKREINNIVEPILDIPIITNMDCTDKLALKSTINSLQKIVAQKEETIVRYQNLMKEEREEYVGVTSNLQREIDDLHYKVQLLESERKVDDKKNNDVTIEPDVDDEPKKSVTVYNAAREEEIARMIEKINTLEADLHITKELSGRWHRLAEERLKYIDRIRERLEEQHNTELEIYRSEINKWQSEADTLRQRLSEDRVVHTKGNISLMKELQEKDDKIHELNLNCQQLQNEIELLGATNRSLPARVAIDHRDELKIHDILPGTQRDQPLSQNQIDILRKQLQSLMEKEKMYKHEIAELKQRVSRGYRDTFQYIHGGKNAREKNFSARDAIGKEGKVFGGGVRKNADSVRKGILSSRN; from the exons ATGGTTCGAACAAATTGggaacaaatattttctttaaatatttcgtCTTTAACTGACGAAGAGATCGAGGATCTATGTCCTACGATAATGCGTTGCAATATTGATGAAATATCCGATGTACAAAATCTTCAAATGCTTATGAGAATATCTCAAGAAATGTTGCAGTATAAAGACAATCAA gtAGAATCTTTGCTCATAGAATGtggagaattaaaaaataccaTTTCAACATTGAAACCGGATGTTTCTAAGCAAAAACTTAAAG GTCAGATCGTATCTGATTCACAGTATGAAGATAAAAACTTCATTAAG tcATCTGACACAATTGAAACTGCCAATCATGAGACTgtgatacaaaataaaaatgaaaaaatagaaaagcttTTGACCGAATTAgag ggattagatagagaaaatattattttgaaggAACGATTAGGAAtgttgaaagaagaaatggagGATGCAactgaaagaatgaatgaaatgacAGATGGATTAAGTTCTGCACAATCAAAAGTCCTTGAATATAAAG AAAGGATATTAGATTTGGAACGTGAAAATATTGGTTTGCTCAATCAAATAGAAGAATTAACCAGTCAACAAATGGATAGAGATAAAGTAATAGATGAATTTGGAGTAGCAATAGATTCTAGAATAGCAGAATGGAag gAATTATTAGATGAAAAGGATACAGAGATACACCGtttaagagaaaatttatcCCAATCGTTATTGCAATCGGTTACATCAgttaaggaagaaaataaatcacaGATAGTATATTTAAACGAAGAAATTGGTAATCGTGATAAGATTATAACAGAATTACAAAGTAAACTTTCTGAAGCGGTTACAGAAATAAATGAAGGAGCTGCTATTATAGAGAAGTTACAAGCCAGTACGAAAAA gccagaaaaagaagagaagaggaaggaacaaaaagagttattaaaaaagatgcAGGATGcaaataatcaaatatctGATTTACAAAATGCATTGGGCCAAACGCAGGAGGATTTAAAACTAAAGAGCACTGAA ttATGCGaagtattatcaatattgaGAAAGTATGAGGACGAAAATCATGGTTTAACAGAAGCATTAcatgaaatcaaagatttaaaaaatgaattaaatcatAAAAGAGAACATATAGAAGATCTTGTCAATGTGGTTAATAAGTTAGAGATGTTAAATTCTTATCAAGAAATGGAAATCTTAACGCTCag AGAAAAATTAGGGATATCGGAGGATGAATCAATTTccatagataatattattaaaaaacgtaaggaagaagagaaaaggatggaAGAGCTTGTTCaggagaataaaatattaatacatgaAAATCTCGAAATGAAATCGACC ataaggCTGTTAAAATCAAATAGATCGCGTTTACCTGCAAAGAAATTAGATTTTTCAAGCGACACGATAGATAACAGCACCGACTTTTTGCACTCCACTAAATTATTGGAAACTGCTGCAAATCGGGTAGTCGATTTTGAATCCGTTCGGATATATCATAAAACtgataaagatattagaaaagaaatgaagctAGTTATAGATGAGAATGAAGCTCTTAGAAGAGGCATGCATGAAATTCTGGACAGTATACGCAGTCAAGACG GTAAAAGTTCAGTAGAAGTGCATTCGTATACATTGGAAAGATTATTGGAGGCATTAGATGTAAGACATTTGGCTGGTTGGTATCATCCTGCTATGAGATTACAAGAACATTTGAATGTTATACAAGGTAGCAATGCAGAATTACGATCTCAAATTAAACAGATTag AAAGGAACTTAACAGAAAGGATGCTATATTGCAAGATTTAGCATTGAGCAAAGGAATAGATTTAGAGAGATTAAATACCGATGATtctgatgataataaattaatgtatatttcggaaataaaaaatattgaaagtatatatcaaagagaattaaaggaaagggaaagggaaaaggaatcATTGAtcgaagataataaagatttacgatatacgatcgataatttaaatcttcaaatagatatttatgaAAAGGATCGGATTAATTTAGAGACTAGCGAGGACGAAGTAAAAAGAGCATTTGCGATTAAAACGAAAGATTATATAATGGTTGCTAacgaattgttattattgaatagGAAAATTGTACTTTTAAAAGATCTTCTTAATAAGGAATCTATTAAGATGTATGATTATCAAAAAAATGtggtagaaaaagaaggttctttaaaaagagaattgaCCGATGCCAATAAGCGTAATAAAATGTTAGAATGTGAGATAATAAGATTACAAAGTAATCTATCTAATTCGATGAGTATTACGGAATATAgcgatttaaaagagaaatacgaaGAATTAAATATACGTTATCGTTTTCTACTCGAGAAGAATACTATCTTCTACGTAGATAGATCTGAAATTGAATTGTTGAAGGATGAATTGGatttaacgagaaaagaaaaatcacaaTTAATGGATCTATTAAAGGAAGATATTTCTAAAGTGGATGAAAGCGATATTGTTAGACAATTAAAGGATTACAAAGCTAATGAATTAATCGAAAGACAGCGTGCCGATCATATGACCAAATTGCACGAGATATCTCAAAGTCAATTTGCCAAATCTGAATCGAAGATAcaagaaataacaaatattaattgcGAGTTACAAGAGAAATTAATCGATgtacataaaaaattatcaaaaattgtATCCTCGCAAAGTCTTCGGGAAAATAATACCGATGATATTGAAGAATCGTCGAACGAACATATGGAAAAATTGAGAATCGATAATGAaacgttgaaaagaaaattagaaattgcCGAGGAGGAGGCCAAATTGCAATATACATTGAATTCGTTTAAAACATTGGAATTAGATAATCTCAGACATCAGATTTTAGATTTGCAAGCGATTAGCGAAGACAAGGCTACGATATCGAGACTTAATTTTGAATTGGCTGGTAAGAAGAGTACCGAAATGGAATTGAACGCACGAAAGTCACAGCTCGAAAGTGAAATATCTTATTTGCATGATGAACGTGAaagattaatgataaattccGATAAGATGCGAGCGAACGtgcaatattgtcgaaaacaATGCGACGATCGTTGCAG GATTTACATAGACGTAATAGATTTTTTACAAAGCCAATATGCAGGATCATCTTCGATTAGCGCTCTCGACAGATTAACGTCAAtggttgaaaaattaaaaactgaTCGAATAGAATTAGATGTGGAAatgaagaagacgaaggattttaataatcatttgatATCCCAAAAGGAAACTTTAACAAATCGTTTGGAGATTGTCGAACGTTTGAAGGATATATTGGAGGAGCAAATTGGCGGTGAAAGCGTGCAAGATATTTTGCAAAAGTTTTCCGAAAATTCCCAATACGTATTAAAC gaTTTGAAACAAAAACGAAGGATATCCCATTTGGATAATGAATTGCAAATGGTAAATGACAAAGCCGCGAAATATGAATCGATTATTACGAGTATGGAGAACGAAATGATTAACATGCAAAAGACTTGGAATCGTCAGGGTGAACAAGTAGTGTCAAGGACCGATGTAcaaattaaagaaatcaaatttgaTACGGTAGAAAAACGATCGGTTTTCGTTCAAGTAACGATAGAACACGATTCGACGGAGGTACAAACAGAACCTTACGATTGTTGTTTAAACAaacggaaaggaaaagaagaagaagaagaaaaagaagaagtaatagtagtagtagatatGGTTGATACGCCGAAGGAAAAATCTGTTCGAGAAGTAGGTAACAATACGGATACAATGAATGATACAATTTCTATGATGCAATTGAACGAACGTTTAGAGGATGCATTAAAACTCGCGGCAGATCGttctgatataataaaaaattacgagTCAGAAATATTggattatcgagaaaaaatagatGCACTTAATAAGGAAATTAAAGTAATGGAATTGGAAttatcgaaaagagaaataaataatatcgtcgaGCCGATATTagatattcctattattacaaatatggATTGTACCGACAAATTGGCATTGAAGTCTACGATTAACAGTTTGCAAAAAATTGTCGCACAAAAGGAAGAGACGATAGTGAGATATCAAAATCTTatgaaggaggaaagagaggaataCGTTGGGGTTACGTCTAATTTGCAAAGGGAAATCGATGATTTGCATTATAAAGTACAATTGTTGGAAAGTGAAAGGAAagttgacgataaaaaaaataatgatgttaCGATCGAGCCTGACGTTGACGATGAGCCAAAGAAATCTGTTACCGTTTATAACGCAGCCAGAGAAGAGGAGATTGCtagaatgatagaaaaaataaatactttgGAAGCAGATTTGCATATTACGAAAGAACTTAGTGGTCGATGGCATCGATTGGCAGAAGAGAgattgaaatatatagatcGTATAAGAGAAAG ACTCGAAGAACAACATAATACGGAGCTTGAAATTTATCGTTCCGAGATTAACAAATGGCAGTCAGAAGCTGATACGCTTAGACAACGATTATCGGAAGATCGTGTCGTTCATACGAAAGGGaatatatcacttatgaaagaattgcaagagaaagatgataaaATACACGAGCTTAATCTTAATTGTCAACAATTGCAG AACGAAATCGAATTGTTAGGAGCCACGAATCGATCATTGCCAGCACGTGTTGCGATCGATCATCGTGACGAACTTAAAATCCACGATATCTTACCTGGTACTCAACGTGATCAGCCTCTATCACAGAatcaaatagatattttacGTAAACAGTTGCAATCCCtgatggaaaaggaaaagatgtaTAAGCATGAGATTGCTGAACTGAAGCAACGTGTCAGTCGGGGGTATCGTGATACTTTTCAATAC ATACATGGCGGTAAAAacgcaagagaaaaaaatttctcagcGCGAGATGCAATTGGAAAGGAAGGTAAAGTCTTTGGAGGAGGAGTTAGAAAAAATGCGGACTCAGTTAGAAAGGGAATACTTAGTTCAAGAAACTAG
- the LOC124430054 gene encoding centrosomal protein of 290 kDa isoform X2, protein MLKEEMEDATERMNEMTDGLSSAQSKVLEYKERILDLERENIGLLNQIEELTSQQMDRDKVIDEFGVAIDSRIAEWKELLDEKDTEIHRLRENLSQSLLQSVTSVKEENKSQIVYLNEEIGNRDKIITELQSKLSEAVTEINEGAAIIEKLQASTKKPEKEEKRKEQKELLKKMQDANNQISDLQNALGQTQEDLKLKSTELCEVLSILRKYEDENHGLTEALHEIKDLKNELNHKREHIEDLVNVVNKLEMLNSYQEMEILTLREKLGISEDESISIDNIIKKRKEEEKRMEELVQENKILIHENLEMKSTIRLLKSNRSRLPAKKLDFSSDTIDNSTDFLHSTKLLETAANRVVDFESVRIYHKTDKDIRKEMKLVIDENEALRRGMHEILDSIRSQDGKSSVEVHSYTLERLLEALDVRHLAGWYHPAMRLQEHLNVIQGSNAELRSQIKQIRKELNRKDAILQDLALSKGIDLERLNTDDSDDNKLMYISEIKNIESIYQRELKEREREKESLIEDNKDLRYTIDNLNLQIDIYEKDRINLETSEDEVKRAFAIKTKDYIMVANELLLLNRKIVLLKDLLNKESIKMYDYQKNVVEKEGSLKRELTDANKRNKMLECEIIRLQSNLSNSMSITEYSDLKEKYEELNIRYRFLLEKNTIFYVDRSEIELLKDELDLTRKEKSQLMDLLKEDISKVDESDIVRQLKDYKANELIERQRADHMTKLHEISQSQFAKSESKIQEITNINCELQEKLIDVHKKLSKIVSSQSLRENNTDDIEESSNEHMEKLRIDNETLKRKLEIAEEEAKLQYTLNSFKTLELDNLRHQILDLQAISEDKATISRLNFELAGKKSTEMELNARKSQLESEISYLHDERERLMINSDKMRANVQYCRKQCDDRCRIYIDVIDFLQSQYAGSSSISALDRLTSMVEKLKTDRIELDVEMKKTKDFNNHLISQKETLTNRLEIVERLKDILEEQIGGESVQDILQKFSENSQYVLNDLKQKRRISHLDNELQMVNDKAAKYESIITSMENEMINMQKTWNRQGEQVVSRTDVQIKEIKFDTVEKRSVFVQVTIEHDSTEVQTEPYDCCLNKRKGKEEEEEKEEVIVVVDMVDTPKEKSVREVGNNTDTMNDTISMMQLNERLEDALKLAADRSDIIKNYESEILDYREKIDALNKEIKVMELELSKREINNIVEPILDIPIITNMDCTDKLALKSTINSLQKIVAQKEETIVRYQNLMKEEREEYVGVTSNLQREIDDLHYKVQLLESERKVDDKKNNDVTIEPDVDDEPKKSVTVYNAAREEEIARMIEKINTLEADLHITKELSGRWHRLAEERLKYIDRIRERLEEQHNTELEIYRSEINKWQSEADTLRQRLSEDRVVHTKGNISLMKELQEKDDKIHELNLNCQQLQNEIELLGATNRSLPARVAIDHRDELKIHDILPGTQRDQPLSQNQIDILRKQLQSLMEKEKMYKHEIAELKQRVSRGYMAVKTQEKKISQREMQLERKVKSLEEELEKMRTQLEREYLVQETRRAKTAEELSLWEKQKKWQQTAEKLQEKLKEKTNEYIKLNSNHEKLRSLVSCMEREKWFLKSKIKGEAPSNVLNDIPSRPISAAHQSLVIDLQKECQMLRERIGELERENSHELLKKIDEQKNCIASLEAVTKGNEYVVEKLQKLETTRDILERANLKLESENFELRLEIEKANADTPRLREKVEHLERYIELLKVEKSSDSTPRSTNKEHQELNSKKSVLELEKTIFTLKRIIEKLQAENKRLKFNSRRNNFVSGQVKKVNTGSEKSYEKLYEEAQKRMIDLETDLQLAEQRITMLEETQKEDDNGEINILKQQLAHKSELLEKVKQLLTRAAINEKTLRQRLQQLESKQTLSPIPECYVTVPNLD, encoded by the exons AtgttgaaagaagaaatggagGATGCAactgaaagaatgaatgaaatgacAGATGGATTAAGTTCTGCACAATCAAAAGTCCTTGAATATAAAG AAAGGATATTAGATTTGGAACGTGAAAATATTGGTTTGCTCAATCAAATAGAAGAATTAACCAGTCAACAAATGGATAGAGATAAAGTAATAGATGAATTTGGAGTAGCAATAGATTCTAGAATAGCAGAATGGAag gAATTATTAGATGAAAAGGATACAGAGATACACCGtttaagagaaaatttatcCCAATCGTTATTGCAATCGGTTACATCAgttaaggaagaaaataaatcacaGATAGTATATTTAAACGAAGAAATTGGTAATCGTGATAAGATTATAACAGAATTACAAAGTAAACTTTCTGAAGCGGTTACAGAAATAAATGAAGGAGCTGCTATTATAGAGAAGTTACAAGCCAGTACGAAAAA gccagaaaaagaagagaagaggaaggaacaaaaagagttattaaaaaagatgcAGGATGcaaataatcaaatatctGATTTACAAAATGCATTGGGCCAAACGCAGGAGGATTTAAAACTAAAGAGCACTGAA ttATGCGaagtattatcaatattgaGAAAGTATGAGGACGAAAATCATGGTTTAACAGAAGCATTAcatgaaatcaaagatttaaaaaatgaattaaatcatAAAAGAGAACATATAGAAGATCTTGTCAATGTGGTTAATAAGTTAGAGATGTTAAATTCTTATCAAGAAATGGAAATCTTAACGCTCag AGAAAAATTAGGGATATCGGAGGATGAATCAATTTccatagataatattattaaaaaacgtaaggaagaagagaaaaggatggaAGAGCTTGTTCaggagaataaaatattaatacatgaAAATCTCGAAATGAAATCGACC ataaggCTGTTAAAATCAAATAGATCGCGTTTACCTGCAAAGAAATTAGATTTTTCAAGCGACACGATAGATAACAGCACCGACTTTTTGCACTCCACTAAATTATTGGAAACTGCTGCAAATCGGGTAGTCGATTTTGAATCCGTTCGGATATATCATAAAACtgataaagatattagaaaagaaatgaagctAGTTATAGATGAGAATGAAGCTCTTAGAAGAGGCATGCATGAAATTCTGGACAGTATACGCAGTCAAGACG GTAAAAGTTCAGTAGAAGTGCATTCGTATACATTGGAAAGATTATTGGAGGCATTAGATGTAAGACATTTGGCTGGTTGGTATCATCCTGCTATGAGATTACAAGAACATTTGAATGTTATACAAGGTAGCAATGCAGAATTACGATCTCAAATTAAACAGATTag AAAGGAACTTAACAGAAAGGATGCTATATTGCAAGATTTAGCATTGAGCAAAGGAATAGATTTAGAGAGATTAAATACCGATGATtctgatgataataaattaatgtatatttcggaaataaaaaatattgaaagtatatatcaaagagaattaaaggaaagggaaagggaaaaggaatcATTGAtcgaagataataaagatttacgatatacgatcgataatttaaatcttcaaatagatatttatgaAAAGGATCGGATTAATTTAGAGACTAGCGAGGACGAAGTAAAAAGAGCATTTGCGATTAAAACGAAAGATTATATAATGGTTGCTAacgaattgttattattgaatagGAAAATTGTACTTTTAAAAGATCTTCTTAATAAGGAATCTATTAAGATGTATGATTATCAAAAAAATGtggtagaaaaagaaggttctttaaaaagagaattgaCCGATGCCAATAAGCGTAATAAAATGTTAGAATGTGAGATAATAAGATTACAAAGTAATCTATCTAATTCGATGAGTATTACGGAATATAgcgatttaaaagagaaatacgaaGAATTAAATATACGTTATCGTTTTCTACTCGAGAAGAATACTATCTTCTACGTAGATAGATCTGAAATTGAATTGTTGAAGGATGAATTGGatttaacgagaaaagaaaaatcacaaTTAATGGATCTATTAAAGGAAGATATTTCTAAAGTGGATGAAAGCGATATTGTTAGACAATTAAAGGATTACAAAGCTAATGAATTAATCGAAAGACAGCGTGCCGATCATATGACCAAATTGCACGAGATATCTCAAAGTCAATTTGCCAAATCTGAATCGAAGATAcaagaaataacaaatattaattgcGAGTTACAAGAGAAATTAATCGATgtacataaaaaattatcaaaaattgtATCCTCGCAAAGTCTTCGGGAAAATAATACCGATGATATTGAAGAATCGTCGAACGAACATATGGAAAAATTGAGAATCGATAATGAaacgttgaaaagaaaattagaaattgcCGAGGAGGAGGCCAAATTGCAATATACATTGAATTCGTTTAAAACATTGGAATTAGATAATCTCAGACATCAGATTTTAGATTTGCAAGCGATTAGCGAAGACAAGGCTACGATATCGAGACTTAATTTTGAATTGGCTGGTAAGAAGAGTACCGAAATGGAATTGAACGCACGAAAGTCACAGCTCGAAAGTGAAATATCTTATTTGCATGATGAACGTGAaagattaatgataaattccGATAAGATGCGAGCGAACGtgcaatattgtcgaaaacaATGCGACGATCGTTGCAG GATTTACATAGACGTAATAGATTTTTTACAAAGCCAATATGCAGGATCATCTTCGATTAGCGCTCTCGACAGATTAACGTCAAtggttgaaaaattaaaaactgaTCGAATAGAATTAGATGTGGAAatgaagaagacgaaggattttaataatcatttgatATCCCAAAAGGAAACTTTAACAAATCGTTTGGAGATTGTCGAACGTTTGAAGGATATATTGGAGGAGCAAATTGGCGGTGAAAGCGTGCAAGATATTTTGCAAAAGTTTTCCGAAAATTCCCAATACGTATTAAAC gaTTTGAAACAAAAACGAAGGATATCCCATTTGGATAATGAATTGCAAATGGTAAATGACAAAGCCGCGAAATATGAATCGATTATTACGAGTATGGAGAACGAAATGATTAACATGCAAAAGACTTGGAATCGTCAGGGTGAACAAGTAGTGTCAAGGACCGATGTAcaaattaaagaaatcaaatttgaTACGGTAGAAAAACGATCGGTTTTCGTTCAAGTAACGATAGAACACGATTCGACGGAGGTACAAACAGAACCTTACGATTGTTGTTTAAACAaacggaaaggaaaagaagaagaagaagaaaaagaagaagtaatagtagtagtagatatGGTTGATACGCCGAAGGAAAAATCTGTTCGAGAAGTAGGTAACAATACGGATACAATGAATGATACAATTTCTATGATGCAATTGAACGAACGTTTAGAGGATGCATTAAAACTCGCGGCAGATCGttctgatataataaaaaattacgagTCAGAAATATTggattatcgagaaaaaatagatGCACTTAATAAGGAAATTAAAGTAATGGAATTGGAAttatcgaaaagagaaataaataatatcgtcgaGCCGATATTagatattcctattattacaaatatggATTGTACCGACAAATTGGCATTGAAGTCTACGATTAACAGTTTGCAAAAAATTGTCGCACAAAAGGAAGAGACGATAGTGAGATATCAAAATCTTatgaaggaggaaagagaggaataCGTTGGGGTTACGTCTAATTTGCAAAGGGAAATCGATGATTTGCATTATAAAGTACAATTGTTGGAAAGTGAAAGGAAagttgacgataaaaaaaataatgatgttaCGATCGAGCCTGACGTTGACGATGAGCCAAAGAAATCTGTTACCGTTTATAACGCAGCCAGAGAAGAGGAGATTGCtagaatgatagaaaaaataaatactttgGAAGCAGATTTGCATATTACGAAAGAACTTAGTGGTCGATGGCATCGATTGGCAGAAGAGAgattgaaatatatagatcGTATAAGAGAAAG ACTCGAAGAACAACATAATACGGAGCTTGAAATTTATCGTTCCGAGATTAACAAATGGCAGTCAGAAGCTGATACGCTTAGACAACGATTATCGGAAGATCGTGTCGTTCATACGAAAGGGaatatatcacttatgaaagaattgcaagagaaagatgataaaATACACGAGCTTAATCTTAATTGTCAACAATTGCAG AACGAAATCGAATTGTTAGGAGCCACGAATCGATCATTGCCAGCACGTGTTGCGATCGATCATCGTGACGAACTTAAAATCCACGATATCTTACCTGGTACTCAACGTGATCAGCCTCTATCACAGAatcaaatagatattttacGTAAACAGTTGCAATCCCtgatggaaaaggaaaagatgtaTAAGCATGAGATTGCTGAACTGAAGCAACGTGTCAGTCGGGG ATACATGGCGGTAAAAacgcaagagaaaaaaatttctcagcGCGAGATGCAATTGGAAAGGAAGGTAAAGTCTTTGGAGGAGGAGTTAGAAAAAATGCGGACTCAGTTAGAAAGGGAATACTTAGTTCAAGAAACTAGAAGGGCGAAg aCAGCCGAGGAACTCTCGTTGTGggagaagcaaaagaaatgGCAACAGACTGCAGAAAAATTGCAAGAGaagttaaaagagaaaacgaacgagtatatcaaattaaattcgaaTCACGAAAAATTACGATCTTTGGTTTCCTGCATGGAACGTGAAAAGTGGTTTCTaaagagtaaaataaaagGGGAAGCTCCATCAAACGTGTTGAATGATATACCGTCTAGACCGATCTCAGCTGCACATCAGAGTCTCGTGATTGATTTACAGAAGGAATGTCAAATGTTGAGAGAACGTATCGGCGAATTGGAAAGGGAAAATAGtcatgaattattaaagaaaatagacgAGCAAAAGAATTGTATAGCTTCATTGGAAGCTGTCACGAAG GGAAACGAGTACGTTGTCgagaaattacaaaaattagaGACTACCAGGGACATTCTCGAGAGAGCCAATTTGAAATTGGAAAGtgaaaattttgaattaagattagaaatagaaaaagctAACGCGGATACGCCGCGTTTGCGGGAAAAAGTCGAACATTTAGAAAG aTACATCGAATTGTTGAAAGTAGAGAAATCGTCGGATTCGACACCTAGATCGACGAACAAGGAACATCAGGAATTAAATTCCAAAAAGTCTGTTTTAGAATTAGAGAAAACGATCTTTACGTTAAAGAGAATCATTGAAAAGTTACAAGCGGAGAACAAAAGGCTGAAGTTTAATTCGAGAAGGAATAATTTCGTATCTGGTCAA GTAAAGAAAGTTAACACAgggagcgaaaaatcttacgaGAAATTGTACGAGGAAGCTCAAAAGAGAATGATAGACTTGGAAACGGATTTGCAACTTGCCGAACAGAGAATAACGATGTTGGAAGAAACTCAAAAGGAGGATGACAACGGCGAGATTAATATCTTGAAACAACAATTGGCACATAAATCAGAACTATTGGAAAAAGTGAAGCAATTGTTGACGAGGGCGGCCATAAATGAAAAGACACTTCGTCAACGA cTTCAGCAACTGGAATCTAAACAGACATTGTCACCGATACCAGAATGTTACGTAACTGTACCTAATTTAGactga